In the genome of Arthrobacter crystallopoietes, the window GGCGCAGATGCCGCGGGTGCGTTTGGCTTGCTGGTAGCAGTAGCCGCAGACGCCGCCGTCGGGCCACCGTGCAACGGTTTGGTGGTGTTGGCCGCAGCGGGAGCAGGGGACCGGCCAGCGGGTCGGGTCCTCCGGCTTGCGGGGCCTACTCACCGTCCTCGGGGGTGACGAGGCGGATGCGTTTGGCGATCGGGTTACCGGGTTGGATTCCCAGGTCTTCGCTGCGCCGAGGTGCGTCGGCTGTCGCCGCGGCGCGCATCTCGACGAAGGGTTCGAACAGGTCGTTGGGGGTGCAGTCCAGGATGTCGCAAAGGGCCGCGAACGTCCTGGCCGGAATGCGTTCCGGCGTGGCCGTGACCAGCC includes:
- a CDS encoding helix-turn-helix domain-containing protein; this encodes MPEQRRIGYRWNLRALMAKHNLWKTTELMPLLKSRGINLSESQVYRLVTATPERIPARTFAALCDILDCTPNDLFEPFVEMRAAATADAPRRSEDLGIQPGNPIAKRIRLVTPEDGE